In one bacterium genomic region, the following are encoded:
- a CDS encoding phosphatase PAP2 family protein, which produces MKKVKQYLLVILLLVGANNLIYAEEIRNLLIEKSKKAAMSLGYDGAYILTSPLRMDGKDVKKLLLVSGISYGLMPLENKIQNGLINTNYDQIGNIVEPLGVTNRKFYLAMGSLYVYGLISNDNKLKRTPLLLMESTLFNTTLTKFFKYTFGRARPSQREGEWDSFAPFSGHDAFPSGHTSTAFTIATVISNQYPSRLVKVSSYTIAGLVGLQRLHANVHGISDVFAGAILGIWVGNTVCSLDKTWTKDNIDFSLSFVSH; this is translated from the coding sequence ATGAAAAAGGTTAAACAATATTTGTTAGTTATATTGCTGCTCGTAGGCGCTAACAATCTTATTTATGCAGAGGAAATAAGGAATTTATTGATTGAGAAGAGCAAGAAGGCAGCTATGAGCCTGGGATATGATGGAGCATATATCCTTACATCCCCATTAAGGATGGATGGGAAAGATGTCAAAAAACTTCTCCTTGTTTCTGGCATTAGTTATGGATTAATGCCTTTGGAAAATAAGATACAGAACGGGTTGATTAATACGAACTATGACCAGATAGGTAATATTGTGGAACCTTTAGGTGTAACTAACCGTAAGTTTTATCTGGCCATGGGATCACTCTATGTCTATGGATTGATTTCTAATGATAACAAACTGAAGAGGACACCTCTATTGTTGATGGAATCAACTCTATTTAACACAACTTTAACCAAATTTTTCAAGTATACCTTTGGCCGAGCTCGTCCGTCCCAGAGGGAAGGAGAGTGGGATAGTTTTGCTCCTTTTAGTGGACATGATGCCTTCCCTTCAGGACATACCTCAACAGCCTTTACTATAGCTACGGTTATATCTAATCAGTATCCATCTCGTTTAGTGAAGGTATCAAGTTATACTATTGCCGGGTTGGTTGGACTCCAGAGGCTTCATGCAAATGTGCATGGAATATCCGATGTCTTTGCTGGAGCGATACTTGGTATTTGGGTTGGCAATACAGTCTGCTCTCTTGATAAAACCTGGACAAAAGACAATATTGATTTTTCATTGTCATTTGTGTCTCATTAA
- a CDS encoding PorV/PorQ family protein: MQRIFLILLILTMASSVYGRGKGESGAVFLKIGQGARPLAMGEAYVSVDGDPYASCWNPAGLAKINVPQFGGMYGRWFQDIAIQHLTFAAPSRDMVLGAGITMLQVKEIEEWKDENTYLGKFDSSDMAITLSCAGQVNTNANVGANLKLIRLKIKNESASAWALDLGGMYHPSSIKGLTLGASLQNLGTSLKFKEEEDSLPFNIKIGCAYRLFEERLMITGELNIPNDFDTNIRLGTEYTYPIDQNNSVAIRGGYRGGAASGKFTAGCGLRAGRFQIDYAYLSFDNLGSTHKVSFIKRF; encoded by the coding sequence ATGCAAAGAATATTTTTAATTCTATTGATTTTGACAATGGCATCCTCTGTTTATGGGAGAGGAAAAGGAGAGTCAGGGGCAGTATTCTTAAAAATAGGCCAGGGTGCCCGACCATTGGCTATGGGAGAGGCGTATGTATCCGTAGATGGTGACCCTTATGCTTCCTGCTGGAATCCAGCCGGGCTGGCTAAGATTAATGTCCCTCAGTTTGGAGGAATGTATGGCCGTTGGTTTCAGGACATTGCCATTCAACATCTCACTTTTGCTGCACCATCAAGAGATATGGTACTTGGTGCAGGTATAACTATGCTTCAAGTCAAGGAGATAGAGGAGTGGAAGGATGAGAATACCTATTTAGGCAAGTTTGATTCATCGGATATGGCCATAACTTTATCCTGTGCCGGGCAGGTAAACACTAATGCAAATGTAGGCGCTAACCTTAAGCTCATAAGATTAAAGATAAAGAATGAATCTGCATCCGCTTGGGCGTTGGATCTTGGTGGTATGTATCATCCTTCTTCTATCAAGGGGCTAACTCTGGGTGCATCCCTTCAGAATTTAGGCACATCACTCAAGTTTAAGGAAGAAGAAGACTCCCTACCATTCAACATCAAGATAGGCTGTGCTTATAGGCTTTTTGAAGAGAGGCTTATGATAACAGGGGAGCTAAATATCCCTAATGATTTTGATACAAATATCAGGCTTGGCACCGAATACACCTACCCCATTGATCAAAACAACTCAGTGGCAATCAGGGGAGGTTATAGAGGGGGAGCTGCTTCTGGCAAGTTTACTGCTGGTTGTGGTTTGCGAGCTGGAAGATTTCAAATTGACTATGCCTACCTTTCCTTTGATAATCTTGGTTCTACACACAAGGTCTCCTTTATAAAAAGGTTTTGA